Part of the Helicobacter sp. 12S02232-10 genome, ATCTCAAAACCACAGAAGCTTTGGACACCCTATCAATTACACCAAAGATAGGATTATTGATTATTTTATGCATTTAGGCTATGAATTATGCATAGGACCTTTAGTGGAGGATGATTTTCATAATTTTAGTGCGCTCAATCTCCCTGAATACCATCCGGCAAGAGATATGCAAGATACATTTTATTTCAAAGACTCAATGCTCTTGCGTACCCACACTTCACCTGTCCAAATCCGCACAATGCAAACCCAAACACCTCCTATCAAAATGATTTGTCCAGGTCCGACTTTTAGGCGTGATTATGACCTTACCCATACTCCAATGTTTCATCAAGTCGAAGGGCTTGTTGTAGATAATGGAAACAAGGCAAGTTTTGCAAACTTAAAATATACTCTAGAAGATTTTTTAAAACATATATTCGGGGATGTTAAAGTCAGATTCCGCTCAAGCTTTTTCCCTTTTACAGAACCAAGCGCTGAAGCTGATATCAGTTGCGTATTTTGCAAAGGCAAAGGTTGTAGAGTATGTTCTGATACTGGTTGGCTTGAAGTGCTTGGATGTGGGGTTGTAGATGAATACGTATTTGAGGCAGTCGGTTATCAAAATGTGAGCGGCTACGCTTTTGGAATGGGTATTGAAAGACTTGCAATGCTGACTTGCGGGGTTAATGATTTGCGAAGCTTTTTTGAAACAGATTTAAGAGTATTGGAGCAATTTTAATGATAGTTACAAGCCATTTATTATCTAAATTTATCAACCTATCCAACACCGATATTCAAAAGCTTTGTGACGACTTAAGCAATATCGGATTAGAAGTGGAGTCTTGCAAAAAAATCAGTTTGCCCCAAAAAATCGTCGTGGGAAAAATCATTGACAAAAAACCTCATCCTGATGCTGATAAACTCAATGTCTGTCAAGTTGATATCGGCACTGAAGTACTTCAGATCGTATGCGGAGCAAAAAATGTCGCCAAAGACCAATATGTTCCGGTTGCACTGCAAGGTGCCGTACTTCCTCACGGTAAAGGTGGAAATCTCACAATCGCTAAAACAAACCTCAGAGGAGTAGAAAGTTTTGGAATGATTTGTTCAAGTACAGAACTTGGACTTCCCAAAATCAATGATGGGATTATGGTTTTAGATGCCAGTATTGGAAAGCTTGAACTCGGAGTCGAACTTGGAACCTACCCGATATTTAATGCTAAAGTCATTGAAATTTCCTTAACTCCCAACAGAGGGGATTGCCTATGCATACTTGGAATTGCTAGAGAGATTAGCTGCATTCTTGATCTGCCCATCAATGATTGCAAAGAAATTGATTCAGGTGTCGCATTAGGTGTCGGGCGTATATTGCAAGTTTTTACCGAAGGAAAAATTCAATCTTCACTACTCTATAAGGTCATAGAGGTCAAACAAATACAAACTCCTCTTGAAATCCAACTATCTTTGGCACTAAATGGAACCCTCAGTGAAGATCCGATTCAAAATCTCATTGAATTCAGTACCTATATGACAGGAGTGATTTTAAATGCTTACGCTATAGACAACCTTGAAATCACTTCTCGAACAAAGAAAACAGAGATATCTTTAACCATTAAAAAAGATGAAAATGGATTTGAAAGTATTTTTACAGATAAAAAAATCTCAATTATCGGCATTGGGAATCAAATCCACCAAGATTTCAACATATTTCCCAAAACAATCATCATAGAAGCAAGCTATATCAATCCAGTTGTCATCTCAAAACTACTCCATAAACATCCGATAAAACAAAATAAATCTTTGACTTATCGCACTACAAGAGGCAGTAATCCCCAGCTTGAAACAGGTATCAATTGCCTGTGTAAAATATTTTCGGATTTTACAAAATGCCTGATTTATTCAGGAAGTCAAGAAATCAAACAAAACTACGAAGACACGGTTATCAACACTACTTTTAGCGCGATTTCAAACATCATTGGAAAATCTATTGAAAAAGAGGAAATAGCTAGAATCCTTAAAAATCTCAACTTCACTATCAAAGCAACTTGTGATGATAATTTTTTTACCATTATCCCCCCGAGTTACCGTCACGATATTAAAACAAAACAAGACGCTGCTGAAGAATTTTTACGGATATATGGGATTGAAAACATTCCTTCAATTCCACATAATTCCAATGATAAAGTAAATTCAAATCTCAGGTATATGCAATATAAAAATCAAAGAAATCTAGCTTCTAGAGCTCTAGCAATGGGATTTATCGAAACAATGCATTATCTTTTTTATCAAAAAGAAAGGCTTGAAGATCTTGGCTATCAGGTTTTAAAAGATGCGCTTGATCTGAAAAATCCCATAACTTCTGAACTCAACACCTTGCGAACTTCTTTGATACCTGCAATGCTTGATTCCATCCAAAGGAATAAAAATTTCGGTTATAAAAGTATGAAAATCTTTGAAATGGGCAGCGTTTATGATGAAAACAGACAAGAAAAAACAAAAATTGCCTTTATGGTCAATGGACTCAAAGAAAATGAAATCTACCCATATCCAAAAGGTTCTCAATGGGATTTTTACAAATTTGCCCAAACGATATCAAATATTATCGGATCTTTTGAACTCGCGCCCTTATCACAAAAAGATTTAAACAAAACTCTTCATCCCTTTCAGAGTGCAGCAATGTGTATCAATGGAGAAAAAATAGGCATTATAAGCAAACTAAACCCGATCCTTGAGAAAGAAATGGATATTTATGAGGGTTTTTATTGCGAAATAGATCTAGATGCATTGGAGCAAAAACACATTATTGCTAAGGAATTTTCCAAATATCCCCTAAGTTTTAGAGATCTTACTATACTCATAGATGAAGAAATTCCTTTTGCAAAAATAAAAAATAAAATCCTAAGTGCCAATATTTTAAACCTCAAAAATATTTATCCCTTAGATCTTTACAAAAGCGATTCAAATAAAAATCAAATTGCCCTCAGTATTCGAATGTTTATCCAATCAATGCAAAATACGCTTACAGAAGAAGATTTAACCTGTGTTGTCGAAGAAGTTTTAAAAATATTAAAAGATCAATTCAATGCAATGCTTAAGGAATCATAATGAGAGAAATCTGCATCGCCCCCGCTCAAAAATTTGAAATTGAAATCAGTGACATCGCCACAGATAAATCCATTTCCCATCGATGCGCCATTTTAAGCCTGCTTTGTGCTAAACCTTCGCGTATTCAAAACTACCTTTTGGCAGAAGATACGCTTAATACCTTAAAAATTGCACAACAACTGGGTTTAAAAGTCGAGAATCAAAATCACAATACAATGAAATTCATTCCCCCATCTCAAGGTTTGCAAGAACCTCAAGATATATTAGATTGCGGGAATGCTGGGACTGCAATTCGTCTTTATACGGGATTATTGAGTGCTCAAAAAGGGTATTTTGTACTTACAGGAGACAAATATCTCAAAGCACGTCCGATGAAACGCGTGATCGAACCTTTAAAAAATATAGGAGCTGCAATCTATGCTAGAGAACAAGACTCCTTTGCTCCCATCACAATCATAGGAAAAAAACTAAAACATTTTTCTTATAAAAGCCCTATTTCATCAGCCCAAGTCAAAAGTGCTATGATTTTAGCCGCACTGGGGGGCGAAAATATATCGACTTACTCAGAACCTGCTTTAAGCCGAGACCACACTGAAAATATGCTCAAAGGAATGGGTGCAACCATTACAAGCGTCTCTAATTCGATTGAAATAACACCTCTTTCTCATCCTCTCGCTCCCATCGACATCAATATTCCCTGCGACCCCTCAAGCGCTTTTTTCTTTGCTCTTGCTGCTGCTATTATCCCAGAAAGTAAAGTATTACTTAAAAATGTTTTATTAAACCCAACTAGAATAGAAGCTTTTGAAATTCTTAAAAAAATGGGGACAAAGATAGAATACAAGACCACCAATGAAGAATATGAAACTATTGGCGATATTTATGTAGAACAAAAACCCCTCCAAGCTGTGACAATCAACGAAAATATTTCTTGGCTCATTGATGAATTGCCCGCACTTGCTGTTGCAATGGCAATGGCAAAAGGAAAAAGCGAAGTCAAGAATGCCAAAGAATTGCGTGTAAAAGAATCAGATAGAATCCATTCAGTTATCTCCAACCTGACTAAAATGGGAATTATTTGCGAAGAATATGAAGATGGCTATGCTATTTATGGGGGTGAGCTTAAAAATACTTCTATAGAAAGTTTTGGGGATCACAGAATTGCAATGAGCTTTTCCATTGCTGCACTCGTATGTGGCGGACAGATAAAAAATTCAGATTGTATTGATGTTTCATTTCCAAATTTCTTAGATATTCTTAAAAACATTACAAAAGTCCGAAATTTAGATTAAGGATAAATACAATGAAAATAAAAATGGCCAAAAATTATGGCTTTTGCTTTGGTGTAAAACGCGCCATCCAAATTGCAGAAAAAACAAAAGATAGCGTTACATTGGGATCTTTAATCCATAATCCAAAAGAAATTTCAAGACTTCAATTGAAGTTTGGCGTTAAAGTTGAAGAAAATACACAAGCCATCAGCAATGGTCAAAATGTTATCATCAGGACACACGGTATCCCTAAAACCGATTTGGAATATTTGAGGAGTCAAGACATACAAATCACAGATGCTACCTGTCCTTATGTAACCAAACCCCAGCAAATTGTTGAATCTATGAGTAAAGAAGGGTATCAGATTATTATTTTCGGAGATAAAACCCATCCTGAAGTCAAAGGTGTGATGAGTTACTCAACAACCAAACCCCTTGTCATCAGCTCTTTGGAAGTACTAAAAAAAGCAAATGTCAAAAAAAAAGTCGCCTTAGTATCTCAAACCACTAAACAAGCTCAAAACTTACTTCAAATTGCTTCTTACCTCATCACACATTGTTATGAAACTAGGGTTTTTAATACAATCTGCAATGCCACATTTGATAATCAAGAATCTGCTAGAGAACTTAGCAAGGAAGTGGATATTATGATCATCATAGGGGGTAAAACATCTTCAAATACCAAACAACTTCTCAATATAGCCCAACAAAATTGCCCCGATAGTTATTTGGTCGAAGATGAAAATGATTTGCAGCACGAATGGTTCTTGGGCAAACATTTATGTGGAATTACTGCAGGAGCTTCAACTCCTGATTGGATCATAGATAAAGTAAAAGAAAAAATCCTATCCATCTGAATAAAGTTTAAAAATCTAATGCAAAATTTATGCCTTTAAAAGGAAACAAAAGCTAAAATACAAAAAAATTAAATTTTAAAGGCAGCAGATGAAAGTGGTTTTAGAAAATCTGGAAGACTTCGATGAAGGCGAAGACTTTGCAAAACTTTTAGAAGAAAGTGAAAAATCCTACGAAAATGGCGTCATCAAAGAAGGTGTAATCGTATCCATAAACAATGAATACGCAATGATAGATGTAGGAGAAAAGATTGAAGGCAGATTGAATCTTTTTGAGATAAAAGATGAGAATGGCACTCTTGTGTTTAAAGAAGGTGATAAAATCCAAGTTTATGTGTCTCAAGGAAGAGGTGAAAGACCTAGTGTTTCTTACAAAAAAGCCATCCACAACAAAAAAATGCAAGAAAAAATCAAAGAATTGGGCGAAGATTACAAAGACAAAATTATCGAAGGCAAAATCATTAAGAAAAACAAGGGAGGCTACATCGTAGAATCTGAAGGGATAGAATACTTTATGCCTAAATTTAATTCGTCTTTAAGAGATGATGCAAAAAATATCGACAAAAGGATTAAAGCTTGTATTGTTAATATACGACCCGAAGATAATTCAATCATCATATCTAGAAAAAGATTTTTTGAGCTAGATGATAAAAATCAATCCGAAGGAGCCAAAAAACTTGTAGAGTCAGGCGCAATCTATGAAGGAGTGGTTAAAAATATCACTACATTCGGAATGTTTGTCGAAGTACAAGGCGTTGAAGGTCTTGTCCATTATACAGAAATTAGCCACAAAGGACCCATAAATCCAGCCAAACATTACAAAGAAGGCGATCAAGTTCAAGTTAAAGCAATTTCTTATGATGAAGCAAAAAAACGTCTTTCTCTTTCGATTAAAGCCATTGGGGAAGATCCTTGGAAAGAAATCCAAAAAGAGCTTAAAACAGGTTATGCTATCAAGGTAATTGTAAGCAATATTGAACCCTACGGAGCATTTGTTGATATCGGTAATGACATTGAAGGATTTTTACATATTTCTGAAATTTCTTGGGATAAGGATATTAAACATCCAGGAGATTATCTCAAAGTCGGTCAAGAAATTGATGTAGAAGTGATAGAAATTGACTCACAAAATAGACGCCTACGTGTTTCTCTAAAAAAATTACTGGATAAACCCTTTAATGATTTTGCAAAAAATTACCGAGTTGGAGATGTGATTAAAGGCAAAATCGCCACTTTAACAGATTTTGGCGCATTTGTAAATTTCGGTGGTGTAGATGGTCTTTTGCACAATGAAGATGCTTTTTGGGATAAAAACCAAAAATGTAAAGACCAACTCAAAGTCGGCGATGAAATTGAAGTAAAAATTATTAAAATAGATAAAGAAAGCGAAAGAATATCCCTAAGCATCAAAGACTTTACCCAATCTCCTGCTGAAGAATTCGCTCAAAAATACGATGTTGATGATATTGTAAAGGGCAATGTTATTGACATTAAAGATTTTGGTGTCTTTATCAAAATTGACAATATGGACGCACTCATTAAAACTGAGGATCTTTCTCCTTTGAAAAAAGAAGAAATCAAAATCGGGGATGAAATTCAAGGTGTTGTTGCCCATATCGACAAAGCCAATAACAAAGTGCGTGTTTCCGTCAAAAGACTTGAGCGCAAAAAAGAAAAAGAAGATCTCAAAGCTTTTAATTCTGATGACGACAAAATGACACTGGGCGACCTCATCAAGGATAGGATATAAACTAATTTTTGACAATGAAAGCAAAATTACTATTTGGATTTCTTTTAATAGTTATTTTTGCTTTATCTGTTTATATACTCTTTTTTTACTACACCTCCATTCCAAAAGATACATTTAACATCAATCATAATGAATCTGCCGTTGAAAAAAATAAAATTCAGGGCGAAACTTTATGGCTGCAATCACTTTTAACAAAATCTCAAAACTATTCTTATCCTGCTACTGAGATCAAAATTGGAGTTAATTTCAGATCCCCGAATGAAAAAATCAATCCCACAAAATTAGTCATTCAACATCTTGATAATTACAAATTTTTTTGTTTAAATGAGGTTTTAAAACAAGAAAAAATAGAATTTGCTTACTATCAAACCGGCAATTCGATTGACATCGTCATTTTTCTCCCAAACGATTCTAGAAAAAAACAAATCATAGAAGATCTTAAGCATTATGAGATACAATATAAGGCTCAATAGTTGTAGGAGAATGATATGCATAAAATAATAGTTTGTGACCATATTCATCAAAAAGGTCTTGATCTACTCACAAATCAAGATGATATCCAAATGGAGAATCTTGCTCACCTTCAAAAAGACGAACTTCTCAAGCTTTTAAAAGACGCAGATGTCATCATTACTAGAAGTTCAACAAACGTCGATGAAAAACTCTTGACTTGTGCTAAAAATTTAAAAGCTATTATCAGAGCAGGCGTTGGTGTAGATAATGTCGATATTGATAGTTGTTCTCGAAAAGGCATTGTAGTGATGAATGTCCCTACAGCTAATACAATCGCAGCAGTCGAACTTACTATGGCACACATTATCAATGCGGTTAGAAATTTTCCTGGAGCTGATGCACAACTTCGCATTCAAAAAAAATGGAAACGCGAAGATTGGTATGGCACTGAACTTAAAGGAAAAAAAATAGGTATCATCGGATTTGGCAATATAGGCTCCCGAGTGGGCATCAGGGCAAAAGCCTTTGAAATGGAAGTAATCACTTATGATCCTTATATTTTTGCTTCAAAAGCAACCGATATGGGCATAGCTTATACAGAAAATTTTGAAGACATTCTAAAATGTGACATCATAACAATCCACACCCCTAAAAACGAAGAAACCAAAAATATGATCACTGCTAAAGAGATAAAACAAATGAAAGAGGGTGTTATTTTAATCAATTGTGCCAGAGGAGGCTTATACAATGAAGATGATCTCTACGATGCGTTAAAAAGCCATAAAATCCGCTGGGCAGGTATTGATGTATTCAATAAAGAACCCGGCACGGATAACAAATTATTAGATTTGGACAATGTTTATGTGACTCCCCATATTGGTGCTAATACACTTGAATCTCAAGAACAAATCGCCCTTCAAGCTGCTCAAGCAGCATTGGAGGCTGCTAGAGGAGCAAATTATCCCAATGCCTTGAATTTGCCCGTCAAAGAAGCAGATCTACCCAAATCTGTGAAAGCTTATTTGGAGCTTACTCAAAAATTGGGATTTTTCTGTGCTCAAGCAAACAAAGGAGCTATTACATCGGTTCATTTAAATCTTGAAGGCGAAATTGGTAAATATGCCGACTCCCTAATGGCTTTTGCTTTAGTAGGTGTCCTCAAATCATCACTTGGAGATAAAATCAATTATATCAACGCTCAATTCATAGCCAAAGAACGCGGGATTGAGATGTCGGTCAAAACGAAAAAAAATTCCAATTCTTATAAAAATCTCGTCACAATCAGCCTAGCAACTGCACAAGAGTCTTTGAGTGCAAGTGGAACCGTTTTTGAAGAAGATATTATCAAACTCACTGACATCAATGGTTTCAACATTGATATTGAACCTAAAGGCAGAATGATACTTTTTAAAAATACTGATATTCCTGGAGTGATTGGGAATGTAGGTAATATCCTTGGTAAGCATAGCATTAATATTGCTGACTTTAGACTCAGTAGAAATTCCAATAAAGAAGCTTTGGCACTGATTGTTCTTGATAGCCAAATTTCTGAAAACGTTATTCAAGAACTTAGGGGCATTCCCGCCTGTATCAGCATTAGAAATGTCACTATCTAAAGAATCAGACTACATAAAGCCCAAATAATGGGCTTCAGATATTTGTTTTAAAATCTTTTACGATACTGCACGCTCATCACGCTATTATTCACACCGCTGTAAGTAATATCAAAATACTCTGGCAACGCCTTTAAAACATCTCCCCACCCATCTCTGCCATAAGAAGAAGCTGTCTTGAAATAATTATTTTTTATCCAAAGTCCTACTCTTGAGACAAGTGACTTACCATCATCACCAGCGGTAGATTCCACAGCATCTTTGAGCAATTTAATTAAAATTCTATCTTTTGAAAGCTGGGGATCCATAGGCTGAGCGATTCCTAATTCTTCAAAGCTTGTAAATGCCTTACGAAAATCCTCTCTGGCTTTCTTTTCTCCAAATCCAATAGCAGGGATTCCCTTAGTTCTAATCTCTTGTGCTAAAGGAGCAAAATCACTATCGCTAGTCGCCAAAGCAATGCATTCCATCACGCCTGAATACAACGTATTGATAACATCAATCGTGATTTTGATATCTGAAGAATTTTTTCCCGACTTCCCTCCCTCTCCGTTACGATTCCCTGTGATGATATGGATTGGCTCGATGGAGTATTTTATTAAAGACTCCTCCCAACGCTTTATTCCTGCACTTCTCCAATCACCATAAGCTTTTTTAACGCAGACTTCTCCAACTTCAGCAAGCCTCTCCATAATATCATCAATGAGCTTATAGCTTACATTTTCACAATCAATAAACAAGGCTACTTTTTTTCTTTCTTTTTCTATAATATTCATACATCCTCCATCTTTTGGCACTTCAAATCTTTACAATAAAAATTTTTGCTTTACACTCAAATGGCTCTAAAAAATTACATAACTCCCATTAGGATAAAATACAAAAATTATATGCCTAATATCTTATCCAAATGAGATATATCACACTTTGTAAGATGCTGCTTTATTCTCTAAAAAAGAAGTTTTATAAAAAGGTGCCGCCTTATAACCACAGCCCAATATCATAAACAACAAATATGCTAAAATCACAATATGAAAAGTTCTCAAGATATTATCTCCATCATTAAAAATCGACCGCATTTTAAAAAACTACAAAAGTTTGCAGAATTAGACAAACTCAAGCTTTTTGTGCCTCTTGAAATGCGCAAAGCAATCCTATATATCACACACCGCACAATACACGAAAACAATAAACCACCTTTTATGCTCCTCTTTGCCTTTAACCATCCCAGCTTTGTCAATGAATTTAATCATTATAATCCCGAACGCATAAGAGAGAGTTTAAAAACTCATCAAAATCTTTTTCCAAATTTATACGCTGCAATCAGAGAGAGTTTAAAAACTCATCAAAATCTTTTTCCAAATTTATATATCAATGTATCGGATTTGCGTGCCATTGTCGGCATTCAAGCATTTGTTCCAAAAAATATTCTCAACCTCTATAAGCAACCCATAATGATTGAAAATAATTTCTTCTATCAAGAACATTCAAGGGGAAATTTTGAAAACTTAGCCTCCGATCAATCTTTAAGAGAACAATTTGAATCCATTAGAAAAATCATTCTGAAAAATTTGGAAAAAAACAATGAACATTTCGCTTATTGAAAGAATTGGAAACCTCCCTACAAGTAGTGGCGTATATCAGTATTACGATCACAAAAACAGACTTCTTTACATTGGAAAAGCCAAAAATTTAAAAAACCGCATTAAGAGCTACTTTAAAATCTTAGACAAAAAGGTTTTTCCAAATCCAAACACAAGCCATAGAATTCAAATGATGGTTTCTCAGATCGCTTCCATACAAATAATGTTGGTTAAAAACGAGCAAGACGCACTGATTCTTGAAAACTCTTTAATCAAACAACTCAAACCAAAATACAACATCCTTTTGCGTGATGATAAAACCTATCCCTACATTTACATCGATATGTCCGAAGACTTTCCGACTCCTGCCATCACAAGAAAAATCATCAAAAAAAAGACGATCAAGTATTTTGGACCCTATACAACAGGCTCCAAAGAAACACTTGAAAGTCTGTATGAACTCCTTCCTTTAGTGCAGAAAAAAAATTGCGCCAAAGGTAAAAAAGCCTGCCTGTTCTATCAAATCAAACGTTGTCCTGCCCCCTGTGAGGGAAAAATTACTCCCGAAGCTTACCAAGCTACCATCAATGAGGCAATTTCAATTATCCAAAACAAACACAAACTAATTGCTTCACTCGAATCAAAAATGCTATTTTTCTCTAAAATGATGCGGTTTGAAGAAGCTACGATTTATCGGGATAGAATAAAAAAATTAAAAGGTATCGAAAATTTTTCAAGCATTGATTTGAAAAAACTCTACAATATGGATATTTTTGCCCTCTCTGTTGAAGGAAAAAATGCTATTTTAATCAAGCTTTTTATGCGTGATGGCAAAATTGTATCTGCAAATTTTGAACATATCAAATCTGAATGTGGTTTTGATGAAAATGCCATCTATAAACAAGCCATCATCAACCATTACCAAGAAGAAATTCCCCTCCCCCCTGATCAAATCCTACTTCCCTGCATTGAAACCCAAGAAGATATTTTAGAGTTACAAAACTTTCTCTATGATCATTGCGCCAAAAAAATTCAAATTCTTCTCCCTCAAAAAGGTGAAAAAAAAGACCTCATAGATCTTGCTTTTAAAAATGCTAATGAAATACTCAGACTCCAAAGCAATAGGAGTTATGCTGAAGATATGCTACTCAATGATCTGAAAGATTTATTTGAACTTTCTTCAATTCCTTTTAGGATCGAAATTTTTGACACTAGCCATCACGGAGGAACTAATACCGTGGGGGGAATGGTGGTGTATGAAAATACCGATTTTGTCAAAGATGCTTATAGGCGATATACCTTAAATGGAAAAGATGAATATTCCCAAATGAATGAAATGCTTACCCGCAGAGCCAACGATTTTTCTTCAAATCCCCCACCTCATCTTTGGATAATTGATGGGGGCAAAGCCCAAATCAATCTTGCTAGAGATATTCTTGAAAGTAGCGCTGCTAACGTTGAAGTCATTGGTATTGCCAAAGAAAAGATTGATTCTAAGGCACATAGAGCTAAAGGAAGCGCTAAGGACACTTTATACACACTCAAAACCTCCATTTCTCTAAAACCAAGTGACAAAAGATTGCAATTCCTCCAAAAACTTCGGGATGAGGCTCATCGCTATGCCATTTCTTATCATAGGCAAAAAAAACAAAAAGAAATGCACAAAGTCTCACTTTTGGAACAAAAAGGTATCGGAAAAGCAAGCGTAAAAAAATTATTAGATTATTTTGGAAGCTTTGAAGCTATTGAAAATGCGACGCCTCAAGAAATTAAGCAAATTTTAAGTAAAAGAATTTTATCGGACTAAATTTTTCTAAACACCTCGCATTGAAAAACTTCATAAAATCTTGTAAAATCAACAATCTAAACGCTCACCAAAATTATTATCTTTCAAAAGGCTTAAGCATATGGTCAAAAATCTGAATATCGGTGTTATTGGAGTTGGAACCGTTGGAGCAAGTGTAATTAAAATCTTAGAAGAAAATAAAGAGGTAATTTGCGCTCGAGCTGGGGTTGATATCAAGGTCAAAAAAGGGGTTGTCAAAAATCTAAATAAATCTAGAAGTGTATCTATTCCCCTAAGCACCGATATAGAAGATATTATCAATGACAAAGAAATTGATGTCGTCGTTGAATTGATGGGTGGAATTAATGAAGCCTATGAGGTAGCTAAAAAAACACTCCAAAACAAAAAAGCGCTAGTTACAGCAAACAAAGCAATGCTTGCCTATCATCGTTATGAACTCCAACAAATTGCAGGCAATATCCCCATAGGATTTGAAGCAAGCGTGTGTGGTGGAATCCCAATTATCAAAGCTCTCAAGGATGGATTGAGTGCTAATCACATTCTTTCTTTAAGAGGCATTTTAAATGGAACAAGTAATTATATTCTCACACAGATGATTCAAAATAATCAAGATTTCTGCAGTGCGCTTCAACTTGCCCAACACTTAGGCTATGCCGAAGCCGATCCATCATTAGACATCAATGGAGGAGATGCGGGGCATAAGCTTTTAATCTTGGCTTCTTTGGCTTATGGAATTGATGCAAAACCTCAAGATATTCTGATTGAAGGCATAGAGTCTATCAATGGCGATGACATTGAATTTGCCAATGAATTTGGGTATGCCATCAAGCTTCTTGGTATTGCTAAAAAACAAAATAATGAAATTGAATTACGCGTCCATCCTGCAATGATTGATAAAAACAAAATGATAGCCAAAGTCGAAGGGGTAATGAATGGTATCAGCGTGATTGGGGATCGAGTCGGAGAAACGCTTTATTACGGGGCAGGAGCTGGAGGAGAAGCAACAGCAAGCGCCGTTATTAGCGATTTAATTGAAATTGCAAGAGGGAAGAGTTCTTTGATGTTAGGCTTTGAACGCTCACCTCAAATCAATCTCAAACCCAAAGAAAATATTCAAAGTCGTTACTATTTCAGACTTTCAGTTGATGATAAATCAGGTGTATTAGCTCAAATCACATCCATCCTCACTCAAAACGATATTTCCATTAGTACTTTTTTACAAAAAGAAATCAAACAAAAAAATATTGCAAAAATCCTCT contains:
- a CDS encoding 30S ribosomal protein S1, which gives rise to MKVVLENLEDFDEGEDFAKLLEESEKSYENGVIKEGVIVSINNEYAMIDVGEKIEGRLNLFEIKDENGTLVFKEGDKIQVYVSQGRGERPSVSYKKAIHNKKMQEKIKELGEDYKDKIIEGKIIKKNKGGYIVESEGIEYFMPKFNSSLRDDAKNIDKRIKACIVNIRPEDNSIIISRKRFFELDDKNQSEGAKKLVESGAIYEGVVKNITTFGMFVEVQGVEGLVHYTEISHKGPINPAKHYKEGDQVQVKAISYDEAKKRLSLSIKAIGEDPWKEIQKELKTGYAIKVIVSNIEPYGAFVDIGNDIEGFLHISEISWDKDIKHPGDYLKVGQEIDVEVIEIDSQNRRLRVSLKKLLDKPFNDFAKNYRVGDVIKGKIATLTDFGAFVNFGGVDGLLHNEDAFWDKNQKCKDQLKVGDEIEVKIIKIDKESERISLSIKDFTQSPAEEFAQKYDVDDIVKGNVIDIKDFGVFIKIDNMDALIKTEDLSPLKKEEIKIGDEIQGVVAHIDKANNKVRVSVKRLERKKEKEDLKAFNSDDDKMTLGDLIKDRI
- the serA gene encoding phosphoglycerate dehydrogenase: MHKIIVCDHIHQKGLDLLTNQDDIQMENLAHLQKDELLKLLKDADVIITRSSTNVDEKLLTCAKNLKAIIRAGVGVDNVDIDSCSRKGIVVMNVPTANTIAAVELTMAHIINAVRNFPGADAQLRIQKKWKREDWYGTELKGKKIGIIGFGNIGSRVGIRAKAFEMEVITYDPYIFASKATDMGIAYTENFEDILKCDIITIHTPKNEETKNMITAKEIKQMKEGVILINCARGGLYNEDDLYDALKSHKIRWAGIDVFNKEPGTDNKLLDLDNVYVTPHIGANTLESQEQIALQAAQAALEAARGANYPNALNLPVKEADLPKSVKAYLELTQKLGFFCAQANKGAITSVHLNLEGEIGKYADSLMAFALVGVLKSSLGDKINYINAQFIAKERGIEMSVKTKKNSNSYKNLVTISLATAQESLSASGTVFEEDIIKLTDINGFNIDIEPKGRMILFKNTDIPGVIGNVGNILGKHSINIADFRLSRNSNKEALALIVLDSQISENVIQELRGIPACISIRNVTI
- a CDS encoding NYN domain-containing protein encodes the protein MNIIEKERKKVALFIDCENVSYKLIDDIMERLAEVGEVCVKKAYGDWRSAGIKRWEESLIKYSIEPIHIITGNRNGEGGKSGKNSSDIKITIDVINTLYSGVMECIALATSDSDFAPLAQEIRTKGIPAIGFGEKKAREDFRKAFTSFEELGIAQPMDPQLSKDRILIKLLKDAVESTAGDDGKSLVSRVGLWIKNNYFKTASSYGRDGWGDVLKALPEYFDITYSGVNNSVMSVQYRKRF
- the uvrC gene encoding excinuclease ABC subunit UvrC, which encodes MNISLIERIGNLPTSSGVYQYYDHKNRLLYIGKAKNLKNRIKSYFKILDKKVFPNPNTSHRIQMMVSQIASIQIMLVKNEQDALILENSLIKQLKPKYNILLRDDKTYPYIYIDMSEDFPTPAITRKIIKKKTIKYFGPYTTGSKETLESLYELLPLVQKKNCAKGKKACLFYQIKRCPAPCEGKITPEAYQATINEAISIIQNKHKLIASLESKMLFFSKMMRFEEATIYRDRIKKLKGIENFSSIDLKKLYNMDIFALSVEGKNAILIKLFMRDGKIVSANFEHIKSECGFDENAIYKQAIINHYQEEIPLPPDQILLPCIETQEDILELQNFLYDHCAKKIQILLPQKGEKKDLIDLAFKNANEILRLQSNRSYAEDMLLNDLKDLFELSSIPFRIEIFDTSHHGGTNTVGGMVVYENTDFVKDAYRRYTLNGKDEYSQMNEMLTRRANDFSSNPPPHLWIIDGGKAQINLARDILESSAANVEVIGIAKEKIDSKAHRAKGSAKDTLYTLKTSISLKPSDKRLQFLQKLRDEAHRYAISYHRQKKQKEMHKVSLLEQKGIGKASVKKLLDYFGSFEAIENATPQEIKQILSKRILSD